Genomic segment of Sphingomonas sp. KRR8:
CTGAGGTCGCGCGGAGTAATGCTGTTCCAGCTGGCGGCCCGATTGCTTGGACAAAGCGGCGAGGGGCTGCGCGACGCTGCCGGCCTGTGGGCCGCCGCCGATCTCGCCCGGCGTTTCGGGCGGCCAGTCCCGCCGCCGGTCAAGGTATCGCCTGCGCCGCGTCCGCTCCGCCCGCTCACCTCTTTGGCGGCGCTTGCGCAGCGCGATGCGCGCAGGGGGAAGCTTGAGCCAGAGGCCACGCCGGCACGCGCCTGGACCTTGCTTCGTCATCGTTGGACAGGTCGTTGACACGGCATCCTTGCTGACGCATTCGTTCGGGCGCCGAATCCGTTGATGTAAAGGGGTCCGAATGGGACGCTTTTTCGCCGGAGTGGCAGCCTGTTTTCTGATGGTTACTGGTGCGTTCTTGCTTTGGCAGGGTCGTGCCGCCGAGCTTGGCGGTTTCTCCGCCACGCCGACAAAGTTCGCCAGCGCGCGAATCTCCCCGACGCCGCTTCTCGCAATGTCCGAAACCCTCCGCCCACCCGAAGCCACGCCAAAGTCGCGCGAGGAGAAGCGTTTCTCGCGCGCCGACAAGAACAAGGATGGTCGGGTCGACATCCAGGAGTTGCTTGCTCCACGGCACAAGGCCTTCGCCAAGCTGGATACCAATGGCGACGGCAAGCTGAGTTTCGAGGAATGGGCGACCAAGACCATCACCAAAGTCCAGGATGCGGATGCCGACCATAGTGGTTGGCTAAGCCCCACCGAATACG
This window contains:
- a CDS encoding EF-hand domain-containing protein, translating into MGRFFAGVAACFLMVTGAFLLWQGRAAELGGFSATPTKFASARISPTPLLAMSETLRPPEATPKSREEKRFSRADKNKDGRVDIQELLAPRHKAFAKLDTNGDGKLSFEEWATKTITKVQDADADHSGWLSPTEYASTAPPKPKRRATCSC